A genomic stretch from Aquila chrysaetos chrysaetos chromosome 1, bAquChr1.4, whole genome shotgun sequence includes:
- the HAND2 gene encoding heart- and neural crest derivatives-expressed protein 2 yields MSLVGGFPHHPVVHHEGYPFAAAAAAAAAAATRCGHEENPYFHGWLISSHPEMSPPDYSMALSYSPEYANGAPGMDHSHYGGVPPGNGPPGLGGPRPVKRRGTANRKERRRTQSINSAFAELRECIPNVPADTKLSKIKTLRLATSYIAYLMDLLAKDDQNGEAEAFKAEIKKTDVKEEKRKKELNEILKSTVSSNDKKTKGRTGWPQHVWALELKQ; encoded by the exons ATGAGTCTAGTGGGCGGCTTCCCCCACCACCCGGTGGTGCACCATGAGGGCTACCCtttcgccgccgccgccgctgccgccgccgccgccgccacccgcTGCGGCCACGAGGAGAACCCCTACTTCCACGGCTGGCTCATCAGCAGCCACCCGGAGATGTCCCCCCCCGACTACAGCATGGCTCTGTCCTACAGCCCCGAGTACGCCAACGGGGCGCCGGGCATGGACCACTCCCATTACGGGGGGGTGCCGCCCGGGAACGGCCCGCCCGGGCTCGGGGGGCCCCGGCCGGTGAAGCGCAGGGGCACGGCGAACCGCAAGGAGCGGCGCAGGACTCAGAGCATCAACAGCGCCTTCGCGGAGCTGCGGGAGTGCATCCCCAACGTGCCCGCCGACACCAAGCTCTCCAAGATCAAAACCCTCCGCCTGGCCACCAGCTACATCGCCTACCTCATGGACCTGCTGGCCAAGGACGACCAGAACGGGGAGGCGGAGGCCTTCAAGGCAGAGATCAAGAAGACAGACgtgaaggaggagaagaggaagaaagagctg AACGAAATCTTGAAAAGCACAGTTAGCAGCAACGATAAGAAAACCAAAGGGAGGACTGGCTGGCCGCAGCATGTCTGGGCTTTGGAGCTCAAGCAGTGA